In a single window of the Nitrospira sp. MA-1 genome:
- a CDS encoding right-handed parallel beta-helix repeat-containing protein yields the protein MEYLNGHRRVINFFLSYIFVLSGIFGLAGLSEAIAKEYFVAASNGNDKNNGTNEAPFLTLEKGVSVLSPGDTLNVRGGTYQRNQQLWSPPSGISWGSPITIRAYQKEKVVIKPLPGYTVFEFRNNSQYIIMDGFIMDATDGHDGIRMGTNGHHIRISNSEIKNAPHQGIMTSNGSFHEFLRLRIHHNGITSNTPGQSHGIYMPGSNNLIEGCEIFNNGTRGVQIYSTAYTPSSNIVRNNRIYNNGVAGASGHGIVMWKGKNNQAYNNLVWGNLHDGINTQHGVGARIYNNTLYENGAYGIALLDKSDKSLVKNNLVYQKNGNAGLYIANGSGASVIENNLVIAPDPIKQMDKSAILGENFLGMSYDPKFQDVDKYDFHLTKGSFAIGRGLVIQEVETDFDGAIRSFGLPFDIGAYAFGAALAPPTNLSIISKN from the coding sequence ATGGAATATTTGAATGGTCACCGAAGAGTCATAAATTTTTTTCTCTCCTATATATTTGTTTTAAGTGGGATTTTTGGCCTTGCCGGATTAAGCGAAGCTATTGCCAAAGAATATTTTGTGGCAGCGAGTAATGGAAATGACAAAAACAACGGCACTAATGAGGCGCCATTTCTTACGCTCGAGAAGGGAGTGAGTGTCCTATCGCCAGGGGATACTCTCAATGTCAGAGGAGGAACATATCAAAGAAATCAACAGCTGTGGAGTCCACCCAGCGGGATTTCTTGGGGAAGCCCGATCACTATAAGGGCTTATCAAAAAGAAAAAGTAGTCATTAAACCGCTTCCAGGATATACCGTCTTTGAGTTTAGAAATAATAGTCAATACATTATCATGGATGGATTTATTATGGATGCGACCGACGGACATGATGGCATTCGTATGGGTACAAATGGTCATCATATACGCATCTCTAATAGTGAGATCAAAAATGCACCACATCAAGGTATAATGACCAGTAACGGGTCTTTCCATGAATTTCTCAGGTTGAGGATTCACCATAACGGAATAACATCAAATACTCCCGGCCAGTCTCACGGTATATATATGCCGGGTTCCAATAATCTTATTGAGGGTTGTGAAATTTTTAATAATGGTACGCGGGGTGTGCAGATATATAGTACGGCCTATACGCCGAGTAGCAACATTGTGAGAAATAATCGCATTTATAATAATGGAGTTGCAGGTGCATCAGGGCATGGCATTGTAATGTGGAAGGGAAAGAATAACCAGGCATATAATAACCTTGTTTGGGGAAATCTGCATGATGGGATCAATACTCAACATGGGGTTGGAGCAAGGATATATAATAATACTCTATATGAGAATGGGGCGTATGGGATAGCGTTATTGGATAAAAGTGATAAGTCATTAGTCAAGAACAATTTGGTTTACCAAAAAAATGGAAATGCTGGTTTGTATATAGCTAACGGTAGTGGCGCGTCTGTAATTGAAAACAATCTTGTCATTGCACCTGATCCGATAAAGCAAATGGATAAGAGCGCAATATTAGGGGAGAATTTTCTTGGCATGAGTTATGATCCGAAATTTCAGGACGTAGACAAATATGACTTCCATCTTACCAAAGGAAGCTTTGCCATAGGGAGGGGGCTAGTTATTCAAGAAGTTGAAACCGATTTCGACGGAGCCATAAGGAGTTTTGGTTTGCCATTTGATATTGGTGCGTATGCTTTTGGTGCAGCATTAGCACCACCAACTAATCTTTCAATAATTTCGAAAAACTAG
- a CDS encoding glycosyltransferase, which produces MDQSKNLRVLAVTNLFPSQKFPASGTFVEQQVKGLRQVGINVEVLFVNRAEGGMKEYINLGEGIRTRCEEFRPDIVHSMYGGVMANVMTRVVRDRPTVVSFCGSDLLGELLSGSVRKIISRIGVRASWRAARRASGVIVKSRNLLDSLPKDINRSKIRIIPNGIDLTRFKPLGQSESREQLGWNDNCFHVLFPTNQGDPRKRFNLAKAAVEILNNSSKNLVEIHQLRGVPHELVPIWLNASDVVLLTSLHEGSPNIIKEALACDVPVVSVDVGDVRERIKEIDGCYIALADPVDLAEKLQLVQAGMQRISGRLGMQELSLEQVAIRIGNFYEELL; this is translated from the coding sequence ATGGACCAATCTAAAAACTTACGAGTTCTAGCGGTGACCAATCTCTTTCCTTCTCAGAAATTTCCTGCTTCCGGTACCTTTGTTGAGCAACAGGTCAAAGGACTCAGGCAAGTGGGTATTAATGTTGAAGTACTCTTTGTAAATCGTGCTGAGGGAGGTATGAAGGAATATATAAATTTGGGGGAAGGGATTCGCACTCGATGTGAAGAGTTTCGTCCTGATATCGTTCACTCCATGTATGGGGGAGTCATGGCAAATGTAATGACTCGTGTTGTTCGTGACAGACCTACAGTTGTTTCATTTTGTGGTTCGGATCTACTTGGGGAACTTTTGTCTGGGTCTGTAAGGAAGATAATTTCTCGTATCGGTGTCAGGGCCTCTTGGAGAGCTGCAAGACGGGCCTCAGGGGTCATAGTCAAATCTAGAAATCTTTTGGATTCCTTACCCAAAGATATTAATCGATCTAAGATTAGAATCATTCCTAATGGTATCGATCTGACACGATTTAAACCTCTTGGTCAAAGTGAAAGCCGAGAGCAACTTGGCTGGAATGATAATTGTTTTCACGTCCTCTTTCCTACTAACCAAGGTGATCCTCGTAAGCGTTTCAACTTGGCGAAAGCTGCTGTGGAAATTCTTAACAATTCATCCAAAAATTTGGTTGAAATACATCAGCTTCGTGGTGTTCCCCATGAATTGGTTCCCATATGGCTCAATGCCAGTGATGTCGTCCTTCTTACTTCATTGCATGAGGGATCTCCCAATATTATTAAGGAGGCTCTCGCGTGCGATGTCCCGGTTGTTTCTGTAGATGTAGGTGATGTCAGAGAGCGTATAAAGGAAATCGACGGGTGCTACATTGCGTTGGCAGATCCTGTGGACTTGGCCGAAAAACTGCAGTTGGTTCAGGCTGGCATGCAGAGAATATCGGGGCGACTTGGCATGCAAGAACTTTCCCTGGAACAAGTTGCAATTCGTATAGGGAATTTTTACGAAGAACTATTGTAA
- a CDS encoding right-handed parallel beta-helix repeat-containing protein, producing MKRWNEFPKIYFVYALLLSGIFGLAGISEANAKEYFVAANNGKDENNGTKKAPFLTLEKGVRSLSPGDILYVRGGTYQRNEQLWSPPSGTSWTHAIMVKAYQKEKVIIKPLPSKNFPGNSVFYFKDKSQYIIMEGLVLDGTNGAFGYVMGTGSHHIRIRNGEIKNTPNSAIQGSGADFIEIINLKIHDSWLGIEGYAGRTRSYGFYLNGSYNLVQDCEIYNNHGNGIHIFSTSFTPSHNRIINNRIYNNGRAGVIVTTGTNNQVINNVIWGNEVGVHVDYRATNTAIYHNAIYGSEKYEIRLGVDSDKSFVRNNILFGKSSKAAILIANGTSASKIENNLILEISMNPSY from the coding sequence ATGAAACGATGGAATGAATTTCCAAAAATTTATTTTGTCTATGCTTTGCTTTTGAGTGGAATTTTTGGCCTTGCAGGAATAAGCGAAGCTAATGCCAAAGAATATTTTGTGGCAGCTAACAATGGAAAAGATGAAAATAACGGTACCAAAAAGGCTCCCTTTCTTACGCTCGAGAAGGGAGTGAGAAGTCTTTCCCCTGGGGATATTCTCTATGTCAGAGGAGGAACATATCAAAGAAATGAACAATTGTGGAGCCCGCCGAGTGGCACATCCTGGACACACGCCATTATGGTTAAGGCCTATCAGAAAGAAAAAGTAATTATCAAACCGTTGCCCAGTAAAAATTTCCCTGGCAATTCTGTTTTTTATTTTAAGGATAAAAGTCAATATATCATCATGGAAGGTTTGGTGTTGGACGGGACAAATGGTGCGTTCGGGTATGTCATGGGAACTGGCAGTCATCATATTCGGATAAGAAATGGCGAAATTAAAAATACCCCAAATAGCGCGATTCAAGGTAGTGGGGCTGACTTTATTGAGATCATCAATCTTAAGATTCATGACAGTTGGCTAGGGATCGAAGGATATGCCGGGCGCACGAGGTCCTACGGGTTTTACCTGAATGGGAGCTACAATCTTGTTCAAGATTGCGAGATTTACAACAACCATGGAAATGGCATTCATATTTTTAGTACGAGTTTTACACCTAGCCACAATCGCATTATTAATAATCGCATCTATAACAATGGTAGAGCTGGGGTTATTGTGACCACAGGAACTAACAACCAAGTCATCAATAATGTAATCTGGGGTAACGAAGTGGGGGTACACGTTGATTATCGGGCAACCAACACGGCCATATACCACAATGCCATTTATGGGAGCGAGAAATATGAAATCCGACTTGGAGTCGATAGTGATAAGTCATTTGTGAGAAATAACATACTCTTTGGGAAGAGTTCCAAGGCTGCAATTTTGATAGCCAATGGCACTAGCGCATCCAAAATCGAAAATAATCTTATTTTAGAGATTTCAATGAACCCAAGCTATTAA
- a CDS encoding glycosyltransferase family 4 protein: MEAGIEIDVFPIYPLDPLLWKFVPDILGEEFLPRNRIHHLNLPYDLRLTIFTSFLKFRTFLNDTFRITASGLKFGVTPVSKSAYVFLKALAWVHQRSDEYDHVLGYWGNYAATCAYVFHRLMNRRVPFSIFLHAGTDLYRTPVFMRQKLLYAANIITCTEFNRKFLNDHYSDIFSLISEKIFVHLHGLDLKALTFDPTNRPKSKILAVGNFAKNKGFDFLLRAACELKHEGIVAELELVGDGAEMENLKLLAKELGISEQVSFSGWIKPDDVQNAMRKATILVHPSTGLGDGVPNVIKEAMAVGTPVIASSVAGIPGMLDNGRCGILVPPQNVAELAKAIKSLLADQSLRLQFADAARGHTEKHFDLWKNGQRLADRLLSTT; this comes from the coding sequence TTGGAGGCTGGTATCGAAATTGATGTGTTTCCAATCTATCCTCTTGATCCATTGCTGTGGAAGTTTGTTCCCGACATTCTTGGAGAGGAGTTTTTGCCTCGGAACAGGATTCATCACCTTAATCTTCCTTACGACCTTCGATTGACTATTTTCACCTCGTTCCTTAAATTCCGGACGTTTCTAAATGATACCTTTCGGATTACTGCCTCAGGTCTCAAATTCGGTGTCACCCCCGTATCAAAAAGTGCTTACGTATTTCTGAAAGCACTTGCTTGGGTTCATCAGCGCTCTGATGAATACGATCATGTTCTGGGATATTGGGGGAATTATGCAGCAACCTGCGCGTATGTCTTCCATCGATTGATGAACCGGCGGGTACCATTCTCCATTTTTCTCCATGCCGGGACCGATCTTTACCGCACGCCGGTGTTTATGAGACAAAAGCTGCTTTATGCAGCCAATATCATTACCTGTACAGAATTTAATCGCAAATTCCTAAACGACCATTATTCAGACATCTTCTCCCTGATTTCAGAGAAAATTTTTGTGCACCTTCATGGTCTGGACCTTAAAGCACTCACCTTTGACCCGACGAACAGGCCAAAGAGCAAAATTCTGGCAGTCGGCAATTTTGCAAAAAACAAGGGCTTTGACTTTCTATTACGTGCAGCCTGTGAGCTAAAACATGAGGGGATAGTTGCTGAATTGGAACTAGTGGGTGATGGTGCAGAGATGGAAAATTTGAAGTTGCTGGCAAAAGAATTGGGCATTTCTGAGCAAGTAAGCTTCTCTGGTTGGATAAAACCTGATGATGTTCAGAATGCCATGAGGAAAGCGACCATTCTCGTTCATCCTTCAACCGGTTTGGGAGATGGGGTTCCCAATGTCATCAAAGAGGCTATGGCTGTTGGAACGCCCGTTATTGCTTCGAGTGTGGCCGGCATTCCCGGCATGTTGGATAATGGGCGGTGTGGTATTTTGGTGCCTCCGCAAAATGTCGCAGAGCTTGCCAAGGCAATAAAGTCCTTACTTGCGGATCAGTCATTACGGCTTCAATTTGCTGATGCGGCACGTGGGCATACAGAAAAACATTTCGACCTTTGGAAAAATGGGCAACGGTTGGCTGACCGCCTTCTTTCGACTACCTAG
- the wecB gene encoding UDP-N-acetylglucosamine 2-epimerase (non-hydrolyzing), giving the protein MSKICTVVGARPNFMKMAPVILEFKRRELPQFCVHTGQHYDSQMSTIFFDELGMPKPDAFLGVGSCSHAEQTARIMTSFEKLCLEQKFTLVIVAGDVNSTLACALVAAKLHIPVAHVESGLRSFDRSMPEEINRIVTDHLSSILFTTEPSGNDNLHNEGVFVGQTHFVGNTMIDSLKAHLDKALAGKPWQKLDIEPHSYGLVTLHRPANVDDLPTLSQIVLALKEISGELPLLFPVHPRTRAGLEQILSDWAPIRIIEPLGYLDFLALMAKAKLVLTDSGGIQEETTILKVPCVTIRPNTERPITVEAGTNRLAGVTKEGIVAAAKAALSQKSLNKNPPALWDGQAASRIVDVIEKFCAKTHK; this is encoded by the coding sequence ATGAGTAAAATTTGTACGGTTGTTGGGGCACGCCCCAATTTTATGAAAATGGCGCCTGTTATTCTTGAATTTAAACGGCGCGAGTTGCCGCAGTTTTGTGTGCATACGGGGCAACATTATGATTCGCAAATGTCCACAATTTTTTTTGATGAATTAGGTATGCCCAAGCCTGATGCTTTTTTGGGCGTTGGATCGTGTTCGCATGCGGAACAGACTGCACGTATAATGACCTCTTTTGAGAAACTCTGCCTGGAGCAAAAGTTTACTTTGGTTATTGTCGCGGGTGATGTCAATTCGACACTCGCCTGTGCACTCGTTGCCGCCAAACTTCATATTCCGGTTGCCCATGTGGAATCTGGATTGCGTTCCTTTGACCGTTCAATGCCAGAGGAAATTAATCGGATTGTGACCGATCATCTTTCCTCCATACTTTTTACCACCGAGCCCAGTGGAAATGACAATTTGCACAACGAAGGAGTTTTTGTAGGTCAGACTCATTTTGTTGGCAATACGATGATTGATAGTTTGAAGGCTCACTTGGATAAGGCTTTGGCTGGGAAACCTTGGCAGAAATTGGATATTGAGCCTCATTCCTATGGTTTGGTGACCCTGCATCGTCCTGCTAATGTCGACGACCTTCCCACTCTTTCCCAGATTGTTTTGGCTCTGAAAGAAATTTCCGGCGAACTTCCACTTTTATTTCCCGTACACCCTCGTACTCGTGCAGGGCTGGAGCAAATATTATCTGATTGGGCTCCTATTAGAATCATCGAACCGTTAGGATATTTAGACTTTTTGGCGTTAATGGCCAAAGCTAAACTGGTTCTTACCGATTCAGGCGGGATTCAAGAAGAAACGACTATTTTAAAAGTTCCTTGTGTAACCATACGCCCCAACACTGAGCGTCCCATCACAGTAGAAGCCGGAACCAATAGACTTGCAGGAGTCACCAAGGAAGGCATTGTTGCAGCCGCCAAAGCCGCTCTTTCACAGAAATCTTTAAATAAAAACCCACCAGCTCTTTGGGATGGGCAGGCGGCCAGCAGGATAGTTGATGTCATTGAAAAATTTTGTGCGAAAACACACAAGTAA
- a CDS encoding glycosyltransferase family 4 protein, translated as MNIVYFYQYFSTSEGTWGTRVYEFTKRWAEQGHHVTVVTSIYSKSDLHSNTRISDQLIDGIHVKVINVLIDNQQSVLKRIWTFAQYAMISTWYALTLRADVVIASSGPITVGIPGLVARMRGRKLVFEARDLWPEGAVKMGLLKNPIVIKLLYALEKLCYKSSHTIIGLSPGIQQDIQARFPSCRVESVTNAANIELFSNTFPPPAGLQAGSYAIYFGNIGEVNHPGYLLDAASILLQQGRSDIQVVFIGEGQLKKALIERVSKERLINVLSLNLMPKSTLVRYVQHALASVVPLKPLPVFDTSSPNKLFESMAAGVPVIQTTQGWIKDFLNDHEIGFTVNAHDPKELADKLIFMKDNPHLSQEMGKRARQVAKKYFDKNYLADRMLDILKKVAHEN; from the coding sequence ATGAATATCGTCTATTTCTACCAATATTTCTCTACATCAGAAGGCACGTGGGGTACGCGTGTCTATGAATTTACCAAACGCTGGGCAGAGCAAGGACATCACGTAACGGTTGTCACCTCCATTTACTCCAAGTCTGATCTTCATTCAAATACACGGATTTCTGATCAGCTTATTGACGGAATCCACGTGAAAGTAATCAACGTGCTGATTGATAACCAACAGTCTGTCCTAAAGAGAATCTGGACATTTGCTCAATATGCCATGATTTCCACATGGTATGCACTCACCCTTAGAGCCGATGTAGTGATTGCTTCTTCGGGCCCCATTACAGTGGGAATTCCCGGACTAGTGGCGCGGATGCGGGGGAGAAAACTGGTCTTTGAAGCACGTGACCTATGGCCTGAGGGGGCTGTGAAAATGGGCCTACTGAAAAATCCCATCGTAATTAAACTCTTATATGCTTTAGAAAAACTCTGTTACAAAAGTTCACACACAATCATCGGACTTTCCCCTGGGATACAGCAGGACATCCAGGCAAGATTTCCGTCGTGCCGGGTGGAAAGCGTTACAAATGCTGCCAATATTGAGTTGTTTTCAAATACCTTTCCTCCCCCTGCGGGTCTTCAAGCAGGCAGCTATGCGATATATTTTGGCAACATCGGTGAAGTGAATCATCCTGGATACTTGCTGGATGCAGCCTCAATTTTATTGCAGCAGGGCAGGAGTGACATCCAGGTGGTGTTTATTGGAGAAGGACAGTTGAAAAAAGCATTGATAGAGCGTGTTAGCAAAGAGCGATTAATCAATGTTTTATCACTGAATCTTATGCCGAAATCCACTCTGGTGCGTTATGTTCAGCATGCATTGGCTTCAGTTGTTCCTTTAAAACCCTTACCGGTATTCGACACCTCCTCACCCAATAAATTATTTGAATCGATGGCCGCCGGCGTGCCAGTAATTCAGACGACACAGGGTTGGATTAAAGATTTCCTTAACGACCATGAAATAGGGTTTACGGTAAATGCCCATGACCCTAAAGAGCTTGCGGACAAATTGATTTTCATGAAAGATAATCCGCATCTCTCGCAGGAAATGGGTAAACGGGCCAGACAGGTAGCTAAGAAATATTTTGACAAGAATTATCTTGCGGATAGGATGCTTGACATCCTAAAAAAAGTGGCACATGAAAACTGA
- a CDS encoding NAD-dependent epimerase/dehydratase family protein: MKPGMVFAILDAIAHQVNTNNAADLSICPLSKYSLRFIAAFKMSTNLSVPDPEFRLGNGLGNTLFSSRMTRILLTGASGFLGKQLVEKLKADFELLTIGRSKGNDIAFDFSSGIYRGLGSLDCIIHAAGLAHKIPSSQSEQDEFFRVNLGITDNLLKSLLHERTLPKSFLFISSVSVYGLMRGENISEDHPLQANDPYGKSKVEAEYLLRQWCEVHGVALTILRLPLLAGAFPPGNLGAMINAMKNGRYFSIDGGKARKSIVMASDVAKIIPTAIDFPGVYHLTDGHHPSFFDLEGVISGQLGVSRPRNIPAFAARCIGFCGKLVDIITPGRSPITPRKVEKIISTLTFNDQKARQVLGWNPSRVIDAFRIS, encoded by the coding sequence TTGAAACCTGGAATGGTCTTTGCCATACTTGATGCGATCGCCCATCAGGTCAATACCAACAATGCGGCGGACCTCTCTATATGCCCCTTAAGCAAATATTCACTAAGATTCATTGCCGCATTCAAAATGTCGACCAACTTATCCGTACCCGATCCAGAGTTCAGACTTGGTAATGGATTGGGAAATACTTTATTTTCTAGCAGAATGACCCGAATCTTACTCACAGGTGCTTCGGGGTTTCTTGGCAAGCAATTGGTTGAAAAGCTGAAGGCAGATTTTGAATTGCTTACGATTGGAAGATCGAAAGGAAATGATATAGCGTTTGATTTTAGTTCTGGAATATACAGGGGTTTGGGGTCATTGGATTGTATTATTCACGCTGCCGGTCTTGCCCACAAAATTCCTTCATCACAATCGGAACAAGATGAATTTTTTAGGGTAAATCTTGGTATAACTGATAATTTACTGAAAAGCCTTCTTCATGAAAGGACATTGCCGAAGTCATTTTTGTTTATAAGTTCGGTTTCAGTTTATGGATTGATGAGGGGTGAAAATATCTCCGAGGACCATCCATTGCAGGCGAATGATCCCTATGGAAAAAGTAAAGTTGAGGCAGAATATTTATTGCGGCAATGGTGTGAGGTTCATGGTGTTGCACTTACAATTTTACGGTTGCCGCTTTTGGCGGGCGCATTTCCACCAGGAAACCTGGGTGCCATGATAAATGCCATGAAAAATGGTCGCTATTTCAGTATTGATGGGGGAAAAGCTAGAAAGAGCATAGTGATGGCTTCCGATGTAGCTAAGATTATCCCAACAGCAATAGATTTTCCTGGTGTTTATCATTTGACGGATGGTCACCATCCGTCATTTTTTGATCTTGAGGGTGTCATATCTGGGCAGCTCGGTGTTAGTAGGCCGAGAAATATTCCAGCCTTTGCCGCCCGTTGTATTGGTTTTTGCGGAAAGTTAGTGGATATCATTACTCCTGGGAGATCGCCAATTACCCCCAGGAAAGTTGAAAAAATAATTTCAACGCTTACATTCAATGATCAAAAGGCCCGGCAAGTGCTAGGTTGGAATCCCAGTCGAGTGATTGATGCTTTTAGAATATCCTAA
- a CDS encoding glycosyltransferase family 4 protein yields the protein MLLEYPKGIFLIATLIALIVANHLYFKLALHAGIVDVPNQRSSHLLPTIRGGGVVFVVALLFWFSLNAKLYPWFIAAVLLIAIVSFADDVRSLSASVRFFVHLISIILLGIQVELFAQPLWIFFPVIIVGIGAINSFNFMDGINGITGIYGLVNLLTFFYINQEIIHFIDDSLPLYILMSILVFLFYNFRRRAVCFAGDVGSITLAFIQVFLLVKLIIETQQFSWIFLFLVFGVDSVVTILYRLRKGENIFKPHRSHLYQYLSNEMGKSHLIISSVYGLLQLVVNAILILFLPYSSVGLVVLFATIFVVLYVVVREQVLSRLGIKGFVGDSKLFV from the coding sequence ATGCTTTTAGAATATCCTAAAGGCATTTTTCTAATCGCAACACTAATTGCACTTATTGTTGCAAACCACCTTTATTTTAAATTAGCCCTTCATGCAGGAATTGTTGATGTACCAAATCAACGCAGTTCACACCTTTTGCCAACCATACGGGGCGGGGGAGTTGTTTTTGTCGTAGCTCTCCTGTTTTGGTTTTCTCTTAATGCCAAGCTCTATCCATGGTTTATTGCTGCAGTGTTGCTAATTGCTATCGTTAGTTTTGCTGATGATGTTCGGAGCTTGTCTGCATCCGTCCGTTTTTTTGTGCACCTGATCAGCATTATTTTGCTTGGAATTCAGGTTGAGCTGTTTGCCCAGCCGCTATGGATTTTTTTTCCGGTTATTATCGTTGGTATTGGAGCCATAAATTCCTTTAATTTTATGGACGGCATCAATGGTATTACGGGAATATATGGTCTGGTTAACCTCTTGACCTTTTTCTATATTAATCAAGAAATTATTCATTTCATAGATGACAGTCTTCCACTGTATATCTTGATGAGTATTTTGGTATTTCTTTTTTATAATTTCCGAAGACGTGCTGTGTGCTTTGCCGGTGATGTTGGAAGTATAACCCTGGCATTCATTCAGGTTTTTTTGTTAGTGAAGTTGATCATTGAAACGCAACAATTCTCTTGGATTTTTTTGTTTTTGGTGTTTGGTGTTGACTCGGTAGTGACTATTTTGTATCGGTTGAGAAAGGGTGAAAATATATTTAAACCACACCGGTCACATTTATACCAATATCTTTCGAATGAAATGGGGAAATCACACCTGATTATTTCCAGTGTTTATGGACTATTGCAGTTGGTAGTTAATGCTATATTAATCCTTTTTCTTCCTTATAGTTCCGTTGGGCTAGTAGTATTATTTGCCACAATTTTTGTGGTTTTGTATGTTGTAGTTCGTGAACAGGTTTTATCTAGATTGGGTATAAAAGGGTTTGTGGGAGATTCCAAGTTGTTTGTGTAA
- a CDS encoding DegT/DnrJ/EryC1/StrS family aminotransferase, giving the protein MNKQGIGTSVHFILLHLHPYYRDNYRYLPKDFSVASSVFERIISLPIYPKMPEGHIQYVIEVVATLIKSHWR; this is encoded by the coding sequence TTGAATAAACAGGGCATCGGAACCAGTGTGCATTTTATCCTCTTGCATCTTCACCCCTATTATAGGGATAATTACCGGTATCTCCCCAAAGATTTCTCTGTGGCTAGTTCCGTATTTGAACGAATTATTTCTCTTCCCATTTATCCCAAAATGCCAGAAGGTCATATCCAATATGTCATTGAGGTTGTCGCAACCCTTATCAAATCGCACTGGCGATAA